From a region of the Kwoniella mangroviensis CBS 8507 chromosome 1 map unlocalized Ctg01, whole genome shotgun sequence genome:
- a CDS encoding 40S ribosomal protein uS17: MAEQTQSAFQKQPIFQNAKSRGGKKVTARTKRWYKDVGLGFKTPTEAINGTYIDKKCPFTGDVSIRGRILTGVVHSTKMTNTIIIRREYLHFIPKYRRYEKRHKNLAVHCSPAFRVEQGDQVTVGQCRPLSKTVRFNVLRVSKNKAAKGFAKF, from the exons ATGGCCGAACAAACCCAAAGTGCCTTCCAAAAGcaacccatcttccaaaACGCCAAATCAAGAG GCGGAAAGAAGGTCACTGCCAGGACCAAGAGATGGTACAAGGATGTCGGTCTTGGTTTCAAGACTCCTACTG AGGCCATCAACGGTACCTACATCGACAAGAAATGTCCTTTCACCGGTGATGTTTCCATCCGAGGAAGAATCTTGACTGGTGTCGTTCACTCTACCAAGATGaccaacaccatcatcatccgaagagAGTACTTGCACTT CATCCCTAAATACCGACGATACGAGAAACGACACAAGAACCTTGCTGTCCACTGTTCTCCTGCTTTCCGAGTTGAGCAAGGTGACCAGGTTACCGTTG GTCAATGCCGACCTCTCTCCAAGACCGTCCGATTCAACGTCCTCCGAGTATCCAAGAACAAGGCTGCTAAGGGTTTCGCCAAGTTCTAA